The Falco biarmicus isolate bFalBia1 unplaced genomic scaffold, bFalBia1.pri scaffold_30, whole genome shotgun sequence genome window below encodes:
- the LOC130143492 gene encoding olfactory receptor 14C36-like — protein MSNSSSITQFLLLALADTRELQLLHFWLSLGIYLAALMANGLIITAIVCDHHLHTPMYFFLLSLSLLDLGSISTIVPKAMANSLWDTRDISYAGCAAQLFLIVFFLSAECSLLTVMAYDRYVAICQPLHYGTLLGSRACVHMAAAAWASGFLCAVLHTANTLSLPLCQGNALGQVFCEIPQILKLSCSHTYLREVGLIVASSCLVCGCFVFIVLSYVQIFRAVLRIPSEQGRHKAFSTCLPHLAVVSLFLSTGMFAHLKPPSISSPSLDLVVAVLYLVVPPAVNPLIYSMRNQELTDALKKL, from the coding sequence atgtccaacagcagctccatcacccagttcctcctcctggcattggcagacacgcgggagctgcagctcttgcacttctggctctccctgggcatctacctggctgccctcatggccaacgGACTCATCATCACCGCCATAGTCTGCGACCACCACCtgcacacccccatgtacttcttcctcctcagcctctccctcctcgacctGGGATCCATATCCACTAttgtccccaaagccatggccaactccctctgggacaccagggacatctcctacgcaggatgtgctgcacagctcttcctgattgtctttttcctttcagcggagtgttctctcctcaccgtcatggcctatgaccgctacgtggccatctgccagcccctgcactacgggaccctgctgggcagcagagcttgtgtccacatggcagcagctgcctgggccagtgggtttctctgtgctgtgctgcacacggccaatacactgtcactgccgctctgccaaggcaatgccctgggacaggtcttctgtgaaatcccacagatcctcaagctctcctgctcacacacctacctcagggaagtggggcttatTGTGGCTAGTTCCTGTTTAGTCTGTGGATGTTTCGTTTTCATTGTTCTGTCCTAcgtgcagatcttcagggctgtgctgaggatcccctctgagcagggacggcacaaagccttttccacgtgcctccctcacctggccgtggtctccctctttctcagcactggCATGTTTGCACACCTGAAacccccctccatctcctccccatccctggacctGGTGGTGGCAGTTCTCTACTtggtggtgcctccagcagtgaaccccctcatctacagcatgaggaaccaggagctgacggacgcactgaagaagctg